In a genomic window of Jaculus jaculus isolate mJacJac1 chromosome 8, mJacJac1.mat.Y.cur, whole genome shotgun sequence:
- the Znf318 gene encoding zinc finger protein 318 isoform X2 — MTRTLDPYNRPWASKTQNESKQDVIKRTDKITVPAKGSEFLIPITGFYCQLCEEFLGDSISGEQHVKGHQHNVKYKKYVEENPLYEERRNLDHQAGLAVVLETERRRQSELKRKLSERPKEEKEKKAKVTRESKEDNKVSMELENQHSEDGNSPEKAENKRNANIKLRVREGKKGAPVSSFGKLNWKKPEKEEKSSLVAPSISKEEFVENSKEKEDLRSEAGKTKPIKIKLSGKTVVAHTSPWAPVVRTSPQTKIRPNLPIPSTVPRKSCSATVSKPAPLNTFLSIKSSGTPAKPLPVVKEASTGLLLPPDIFSKVFGGEEVILKGSPEEKTLAEKSEPSQITEQILAPPPPPPPPPPPPPPVTYHLAVPSSAPANVVLAPVKSISDVPQSLSPGFQGPNILNPVLPAAFMASEQPVAIPSDETAPGVSENDQDQTPFSMLVRPPPPLSSVFSEQAKKLEKRNSCLATANAKDLYGIFYSSGGKGAPETKLGGGTLANGESSSPSKTESSETSSSLSSRVFQGELPDDKSLVTAIVNNSEKSISTPLVSTEKRSAVEHVDSKSRNSSHSFLQPLTRLCKNKPHETITSETDVLAMWTSNSSQSNTNRDRPPERKMNFDLGKPGPPDIYPAPHLSDINCHAEESQKLVKIDLIDSDSQDKESHELHQSEDYKKSEVKNTELKEKVVTEEGTSANIDLYSIEDSSLSHGKRNMEGEIEQPRLLMINTKAEQSGKVVTGHEDPSKVVTELSAQSLSLTRAEIEAFPSEARSSLQSPQGTPEKTTTAELCQSPARPGTCLTDSPQQKGGSAGSEEWVENSAPDSAFRASRYRSLRLKNNGSKSTQDKTVCVLADWDETQKRPETWESPERLEMETAQLHNVSPERTVTVASKALGDCEATHVRIEPAALGDRCGDFYNAQVEPAHGSPDALPQKVCEENSVLPTPSDFQPVPSFSGFPLDSPKTLVLNLGTEAKHDSSNSRSERITSNYLRTGLTIENVDHGLDSIEGAHQAFDLLAGGVLPEEVTEASKLKNELLRLEPETMSLSSLGPSPCLPDLVDFVTRTSGVPKEESYSPLYDPDDLPRCSSLEMRSRQLEIPNVSIPDVSAPQVNEDNGIALDLVKTPTSGSPLREQVVGVNTVPQEMPEQEAAVDVIRDLIGTSVHD; from the exons gCTCTGAGTTTCTAATTCCCATCACTGGATTTTATTGCCAGCTCTGTGAGGAGTTTTTGGGGGATTCAATTTCTGGAGAGCAACATGTGAAGGGTCACCAACACAATGTGAAATACAAG AAATATGTGGAGGAAAACCCACTGTATGAAGAACGACGAAATCTGGACCACCAAGCTGGCTTGGCTGTGGTCCTAGAGACAGAGCGACGACGACAGAGTGAGCTAAAACGCAAACTGAGTGAGAGaccaaaggaggagaaagaaaaaaaggcaaaggtTACGAGAGAGTCAAAAGAAGATAACAAAGTATCTATGGAATTAGAAAACCAACACTCTGAGGATGGGAATTCCCCtgaaaaagctgaaaataaaaggaatgcTAATATCAAACTCagagtaagagagggaaagaagggagcaCCAgtatcttcttttggaaaactcaactggaagaagccagaaaaagaggaaaaaagctcATTGGTAGCcccaagtatctctaaggaagaGTTTGTAGAAAACAGTAAGGAGAAAGAAGACTTGCGATCTGAAGCTGGAAAAACAAAGCCCATCAAGATCAAGCTGTCTGGAAAAACTGTTGTTGCACACACCAGCCCCTGGGCACCAGTTGTTAGAACTTCACCACAGACCAAGATTCGACCCAACCTGCCCATCCCATCCACAGTGCCCCGCAAGTCTTGTTCAGCCACAGTGAGCAAGCCTGCTCCTCTTAATACCTTTCTATCTATCAAGTCCTCCGGGACCCCTGCTAAACCTCTGCCAGTAGTTAAAGAGGCTTCTACTGGTCTACTGTTGCCTCCAGATATCTTCTCTAAAGTTTTTGGAGGGGAAGAGGTGATTCTAAAAGGGTCTCCAGAGGAAAAAACACTAGCTGAAAAGAGTGAGCCATCCCAAATAACTGAGCAGATTttggcaccaccaccaccacctcctcctcctccccctccccctcccccagttaCATATCATCTAGCTGTTCCATCTTCTGCTCCAGCTAATGTTGTCTTAGCTCCAGTAAAATCCATTTCAGATGTACCTCAGTCTCTCAGTCCTGGCTTCCAGGGTCCAAACATTTTGAACCCAGTGTTGCCTGCAGCCTTTATGGCCTCTGAACAGCCAGTTGCCATTCCTTCTGATGAGACAGCTCCTGGTGTGAGTGAGAATGACCAGGATCAGACCCCATTCTCTATGTTAGTACGTCCTCCACCACCCCTTTCAAGTGTGTTCAGTGAACAGgccaaaaaattagaaaagaggaATTCATGCTTAGCTACAGCCAATGCTAAGGATCTGTATGGCATATTCTATAGTAGTGgtggaaagggggcccctgaaaCTAAGCTGGGTGGTGGTACATTGGCCAATGGGGAAAGTAGCAGCCCCTCTAAAACTGAGAGTTCAGAGACCTCTTCTTCTTTGAGCAGTAGAGTATTCCAAGGGGAATTGCCTGATGATAAGAGTTTGGTCACCGCTATAGTGAACAATTCTGAAAAGTCCATTTCAACCCCTCTGGTATCCACAGAGAAAAGGTCAGCTGTAGAGCATGTAGACTCCAAAAGCAGAAATAGCAGCCATAGTTTCCTACAGCCTCTTACAAGGTTATGCAAAAATAAGCCTCATGAAACTATAACCTCAGAGACAGATGTTTTGGCCATGTGGACTTCTAACTCCTCCCAAAGTAACACTAATAGGGATAGACCtccagaaaggaaaatgaattttgACCTGGgaaaaccagggcctcctgatatATACCCAGCTCCTCATCTGTCCGATATAAACTGCCATGCTGAGGAATCTCAGAAGTTGGTAAAAATTGACCTCATAGACTCTGATAGCCAAGATAAGGAGAGCCACGAGCTCCACCAGTCTGAGGATTATAAAAAAAGTGAGGTAAAGAACACTGAACTAAAAGAAAAGGTAGTGACGGAAGAGGGAACAAGTGCCAACATTGACCTCTACAGCATAGAAGATTCCAGTTTGAGCCATGGGAAAAGAAACATGGAAGGAGAGATAGAACAGCCCAGATTGCTAATGATTAACACAAAGGCAGAACAGTCTGGGAAAGTGGTGACAGGACATGAAGACCCAAGTAAAGTAGTAACTGAACTGAgtgcacagtctctctctctcaccagggCAGAAATAGAAGCTTTTCCATCAGAAGCAAGGTCCTCACTCCAGAGCCCACAAGGTACACCTGAGAAAACCACTACTGCAGAATTATGTCAGTCCCCAGCCAGACCAGGGACGTGTCTAACAGATAGTCCCCAGCAGAAAGGAGGCTCAGCTGGTAGTGAAGAGTGGGTAGAAAACTCAGCTCCAGACTCAGCTTTCAGAGCTTCTAGGTACAGAAGCCTCAGGCTCAAGAATAATGGATCAAAAAGTACTCAAGATAAAACAGTCTGTGTGCTGGCTGACTGGGATGAGACTCAGAAGAGGCCAGAAACCTGGGAGAGCCCAGAGAGACTAGAAATGGAAACTGCGCAGCTACACAACGTCAGTCCAGAACGGACAGTCACAGTGGCAAGCAAGGCCTTAGGAGATTGTGAAGCTACACACGTAAGGATAGAGCCTGCTGCCCTCGGGGATAGGTGTGGTGATTTCTATAATGCTCAGGTGGAACCAGCACATGGTTCTCCAGATGCCCTGCCACAGAAAGTGTGTGAAGAAAATTCTGTATTACCTACTCCCAGTGACTTTCAACCAGTCCCATCTTTTTCTGGGTTTCCATTAGACTCTCCTAAAACCTTGGTGCTTAACTTGGGAACAGAGGCTAAACACGACTCATCTAATTCCAGAAGCGAGAGAATCACTTCTAACTATTTGAGAACTGGATTAACTATAGAAAATGTTGACCATGGCTTAGACAGCATAGAGGGAGCACACCAGGCCTTTGATTTATTGGCAGGAGGCGTGTTACCTGAGGAAGTAACAGAAGCTTCAAAATTAAAGAATGAGTTACTCCGATTGGAACCTGAAACAATGAGTCTTTCAAGCCTTGGCCCTTCTCCTTGCCTGCCAGACCTTGTTGACTTTGTCACACGGACATCTGGAGTGCCAAAAGAGGAATCATATTCTCCACTGTATGATCCAGATGACCTTCCTAGGTGTAGTTCCCTAGAGATGAGATCACGACAGCTAGAAATTCCAAATGTATCCATCCCAGATGTATCAGCACCTCAAGTAAATGAGGACAATGGTATTGCATTGGATTTGGTAAAAACTCCAACCTCAGGATCCCCTTTGAGGGAGCAGGTTGTTGGAGTTAATACAGTTCCGCAGGAAATGCCTGAACAAGAAGCTGCAGTTGATGTCATTCGAGACCTCATAGGAACTAGTGTTCATGACTAA